In one Bryobacteraceae bacterium genomic region, the following are encoded:
- a CDS encoding Rad52/Rad22 family DNA repair protein: protein MNKERFQEIKQRLIEPFESEEIKWRVTATSTIQTKHGPQKRGQLIAYADQRAYTDRLNSVFGEWGWTRDYDVQVAQNFERRTASDKSQSAVAAKVVVVSRVTIHGLGTHTGVGEEWADDENAATRAEAQAFKRACACFGLGRYLYDLDKTWVDLDQSNRAAYTPSLPEWALPASRRPQQRAPTQAPKPSSAGNGAPRNGLVRDEALAAIATLCDKVGFSLAQSTLQKYGGTTDLKRLGYAKLTLVMDKLTDLSRGIERLVAGKAALGDAAYSALCRELNLASNSIDDIPDRDALRVLVERVEELARSKAPTAATSPASGRIAEARGGLLEAARKHADRTRKRLADVIEQASVGTLTLEGLKDLTDANLPEVEAATARLP, encoded by the coding sequence ATGAACAAAGAACGCTTCCAGGAGATCAAGCAGCGGCTCATTGAGCCGTTCGAATCCGAGGAAATCAAGTGGCGCGTGACGGCGACTTCGACGATTCAGACGAAGCACGGTCCGCAGAAACGTGGTCAGTTGATCGCCTACGCTGACCAGCGTGCGTACACGGACCGGCTGAACTCCGTGTTCGGTGAATGGGGATGGACCCGCGACTACGACGTGCAGGTGGCTCAGAACTTCGAACGGCGCACGGCCAGCGACAAGTCTCAGTCGGCGGTGGCGGCCAAGGTCGTCGTCGTTTCGCGCGTCACGATTCATGGCCTGGGCACGCACACCGGCGTCGGCGAGGAGTGGGCGGACGACGAGAACGCCGCGACTCGCGCCGAGGCGCAGGCGTTCAAGCGGGCCTGCGCGTGTTTCGGACTGGGCCGGTATCTTTACGACCTGGACAAGACCTGGGTGGATCTGGATCAGTCGAACCGTGCCGCTTACACGCCCAGTCTTCCGGAATGGGCGCTCCCGGCGTCGCGTCGGCCGCAACAGCGCGCGCCGACGCAAGCGCCAAAGCCGTCATCCGCTGGCAATGGTGCGCCACGGAACGGCCTGGTTCGTGACGAAGCGCTGGCTGCCATCGCGACACTGTGCGACAAGGTCGGGTTCAGCCTGGCTCAATCGACGCTCCAGAAGTATGGCGGCACGACCGACCTCAAACGGCTCGGATACGCAAAGCTGACGTTGGTCATGGACAAGTTGACGGACCTCAGCCGCGGCATTGAGCGGCTCGTGGCTGGCAAGGCAGCTCTCGGAGATGCGGCGTACAGCGCCCTATGTCGCGAACTGAACCTGGCGAGCAACAGCATTGACGACATCCCGGACCGTGACGCCTTGCGCGTTCTGGTCGAGAGAGTGGAAGAGCTGGCGCGCTCCAAGGCACCCACTGCTGCAACGAGTCCGGCATCCGGGCGAATTGCCGAAGCGCGCGGGGGGCTCCTCGAAGCCGCGCGCAAGCATGCGGACCGCACCCGCAAGCGTCTGGCTGACGTGATCGAACAGGCTTCGGTCGGCACCTTGACCCTCGAAGGACTCAAGGATCTGACCGACGCGAACCTCCCTGAAGTCGAAGCTGCGACGGCCCGCCTCCCTTAG